The DNA window GTCGGCGGGAATCGTCCCTTGGTCACCACGACCATGGTCGCACCTTGGGTGCGACGACGGGGCGGTGACGCCTAGTCGCGATGGTGAATGTCCCAGGTGACGGACTGCGGGTCGGAAACCCAGTCGTTACGCTCTGACCGCTGACAGCCCGAGTTTTGTAGCTTATTTTCGCCTCCAGAGGTTTCCTGTAGGTTCCCTACATCACCGAGGAGGAGGCGGTCATGGGCAGGTCGGAGGCGGTGCCGTCCGGGGAGCCGGACCGCTCGGAGGTGCCGGAGCAGCGCTCCGGCGAAGCGCCCTATCTCCAGGTCAGGGACCTGCGGGTGCGCTTCGAGACCGAGGACGGCGTGGTCAGGGCCGTGGACGGGGTGTCGTTCGCCGTCGAGCGTGGCCGCACGCTGGGGATCGTGGGGGAGTCGGGTTCCGGTAAGAGCGTGACGTCGTTGGCGATCCTCGGTCTGCATCACTCGAAGCGGGCGTCGATCACCGGGGAGATCGCGGTGGGTGGTCGTCAGCTCGTCGGCCTGCCCGACGAGGAGGTGCGGCGGCTGCGCGGTCGGGACATGGCGATGATCTTCCAGGATCCGTTGTCGGCGTTGCACCCGTACTACACGGTCGGGAAGCAGATCGCGGAGGCGTACCGGGTGCACCATCCGAGGGTCGGGAAGCGGGAGGCGCGCACCCGGGCGGTGGACATGCTGAACCGGGTCGGCATCCCGCAGCCGGCGAAGCGGTTCGAGCAGTACCCGCACGAGTTCTCGGGTGGGATGCGGCAGCGGGCGATGATCGCGATGGCGCTGGTCAACGACCCCGACCTGCTGATCGCCGACGAGCCGACCACGGCGTTGGACGTGACCGTGCAGGCGCAGATCCTGGACCTGCTCAGCGACCTCCAAGAGGAGTTCCGCTCGGCGATCATCCTGATCACCCACGACCTGGGCGTGGTCAGCCAGGTGGCCGACGACGTGCTCGTCATGTACGGCGGTCGGGCGGTGGAGCACGGCAGCGTGACGCAGGTGTTGCGGCGGCCGCAGCATCCGTACACCTGGGGGTTGTTGTCGTCGGTGCCCTCGCTGCACGGCGACGCGGACGCGGACCTGGTGCCGATCCCCGGTAACCCGCCGTCGCTGATCAACCTGCCGTCGGGGTGCGCGTTCCATCCCCGCTGCCGTTACGCCGACGTCAACGGCGACCGCTCCCGCACGGAGGTGCCCGAGCTGCGCGCCGCCGGCCAGCCGGGGCACCGGGTGGCGTGTCACCTGTCCGCCGAGGAGCGCACCCGCCTCTCCCGGCAGGACGTCGCCCGGACGGGAGTGGCCCGATGAACGCCGACC is part of the Micromonospora sp. WMMD980 genome and encodes:
- a CDS encoding ABC transporter ATP-binding protein, encoding MGRSEAVPSGEPDRSEVPEQRSGEAPYLQVRDLRVRFETEDGVVRAVDGVSFAVERGRTLGIVGESGSGKSVTSLAILGLHHSKRASITGEIAVGGRQLVGLPDEEVRRLRGRDMAMIFQDPLSALHPYYTVGKQIAEAYRVHHPRVGKREARTRAVDMLNRVGIPQPAKRFEQYPHEFSGGMRQRAMIAMALVNDPDLLIADEPTTALDVTVQAQILDLLSDLQEEFRSAIILITHDLGVVSQVADDVLVMYGGRAVEHGSVTQVLRRPQHPYTWGLLSSVPSLHGDADADLVPIPGNPPSLINLPSGCAFHPRCRYADVNGDRSRTEVPELRAAGQPGHRVACHLSAEERTRLSRQDVARTGVAR